The Phyllopteryx taeniolatus isolate TA_2022b chromosome 19, UOR_Ptae_1.2, whole genome shotgun sequence genome includes the window TTGTGTGGCttggtgtgtgtatttgtgcgcATGTCTCTGTGGGCCTCACTGTTTTTCCTGACGAAGAGACTGAAGGAGGTCTGCAGCTTGCTGATGTCATTGCGGACGCTGATGTTCAGGCAGTGAACGCCGGCCGAGGTGAAGGTGTGGTTGAGCCACAAGGAGTTCTCGTACAGCGTGGTCAGCGTGCAGCCCCCCGTCGTGTCGGGCTCGCATTTGGGAAGGAAGCGCCAACACACCCACATGGGGGGACTGAGAGGCAATGATCGTTCAGTTTCTTCATTGAAATCATGAAAAGATAGGGACACTAAATGTTATTTACCTCCCATCCACATGAAAAGCCAGGCCAGTGGTCTGTGACACTTCATAATCAGAGGGACCCTTCAGTTCAATGCTTTTAATGGCATCTACAAATCAATTTCACAAATTATAGGATGACCTCACACACAATTTGGATATTCTGTCTTTAATCTATTAATAAGCATTGGTGGGAAGTaagaaagtacaaatactttactACTGTACTTAGGTAGATTTTTcaaatatctgtacttgagtatttattttcttctctgTATCAGCATTCTggaagttaataaaagagggaaacaatTTTGTGTGCAGAAAAGTTAATTCATTAAGAACTTAAGTAAAAgggttgaatcagtacttctaccaaagtatttttttacacatgtaTCTGAACTTCTACTTACTGTAAGTACAGCGTGTGAGTCTTTTTCCCGTCTCTGCCAATACGCATACAATTTAGTATTTTAACACTACAAACCAAGCACTTGAACATCCTTGGAGTAGATTCCAGTTAATGGAGGTGTGGATTGGGTCATATTGACTCCAATTTTCAGCCGGAGTGTGTAGTTTCCAGATAAGGCGTAGTGGTACCGGACAACAGGCTCAGTCCCCTGGATCACCTCTCtgcatcacccccccccccccccccccccccaaaaaaaaaaatgtaaataaaatgacaattgcAATGAATTAACTTACTTACAAACTTTGAAAAATGAGAAggactttgaaaagaaatcctCATACCCGTTCCCTAAATCCCAAGTGTAGCTGAATTTGGCCATGCTGAAATTTTGCTGGGGATCAGAAAGTTCGAACATAGTCTCGGTGGGGATATCTGAAGCCAGCTCTCCAGTGTCTCTCACATAGGTGGCGTTGCCATCCATTTGATAAAAAAACAGCTTCCCAgaaatattttctatttaagGAAAGATTAAATGTCATCGGTGCATGCTTGAAAAAGTAGAAATTGATGATCAATGTACCTGAATCTGTCAGAGGCTCGACACACTCCACACCCAGGACAACCAGGAGAAACAACAGCGCTCTGTAAAGACATAATCAAGTTAAGGAACCTTCTGAAATATATAATCTGTCTGAAAAGAAGTATACCTGTCCATGTTTTCTGGTCCCCTCCCTGGGATGCTCTCGAGGACCTAAAACTGGAGTCAAATTCTGAGGATGAAGATGGCGAGGAATAGGCAATGTGTGTACAGGACCTCTCAGATTCCCGTCATCATCTAGATGAAGGCTTGAAATTGCCACCATGACTTGCAGTCATGTGCCCCTGCAGGAACAACAACCCACTTTTGAGGTCACAGTATTCTTTTCAGAATGTGAAGTTTCTCCTGACCGTTCTGTGAGGGGGTGCatgtgtttctttgtgtttaaaaaaaaaaaaataataaaaatattatattagtGTATCAAATTAGAAAGTGAAAGAATATGACAATGCCGCAGATAGGCCCACAAGGTGGTGCTAAAACCTTTGGATTTTTCTCACCAGCACATGGTGACAAAAGGACctcatttaaagaaaaatatcaaattgaTTCAAGGCAGTGGCGTCGCTGAAGCCTCCCATAAAAACTTCTCAAGACCCcctaaaataattttgtattatgttttaacTGCAAAGTTTTAGTCATAGGCACCCGTAAAACCGATCTTTAGCCCGCTAAAATAAattttgttttcccaaaaaaGCCACCCCACCCGGTCGACGAAAATTAACATTCACAATATGAACAGGTAGACCGCCAAGCACCCCTTTTCACATTTGGAaaattttcaacatttcaacTCTGCCACTAGATAGCGCTGGCGAGCTTATCATCGTCCTCCCACAACTAGTTCACATGCTTATCTTGTAgtaaaagtacaagtatctGTTGCGTTTTGTGCTTGCGTTTGCCATTTTCGTGCAGGTATTTTCttcaaatttcttttttctaaCCATGGGTTCTAACTAAGAAAGTCAGTGCTAAGAAGAAGAATCGGATGACGTGCATGGAATTAAAGCtggaaatcattaaaaaaaaaaaaaaaatcacagaagcAGTATAGTGTGATATGTACTATACTGAAGCAGGAGTCGCCTATACTCCTATAGTTTCGGTggctaggggaaaaaaatgaagacgtTGCTGAAAGTGAGGAAAGTGTGGTGAAAAtggtaaaatacaataaaatgctgTGAAGAAGATTTAGTTCAGTGAAAGTCTAGTGACAAAtgtagatatttaaaaaatattatttatattttattttgttcttacTTGAAGTGTTTATACATTACAATAGTTTAGTCCTATTTGATttattgagaagaaaaaaaacacttcccaaaaaatgtcaatgatttTGGGGGGTCTGGAACGGATACATGCCATTTCCAATCCTTTCAATTGGGGAAAGTTGAGTGAATTGTGTCACGAGCATGGGCATTGAACGAAGCacactcgtaaatcaaggcGCCATtcgaattgttttaattttccatCTGAGCGTCAACTCTTGTTGACGTCATAGCCCCGCCCCATCGGTCCAATCTCTGTGAGTCTGAGCCACACGCAAtgagtgagcgagcgagcgagcgagtgtGCAACAAACCAGATTGTCAGTTTACACGCGTGCACGGGTGCGAGTGGTGCATGCTGGGAGCAGTTCTCCTGCTCTGGGCTCGACTGGAGCGACTGAACacctggattattattattattattgactgagcgttttttgttttgtttttgtgtttgttcttttcttttcttgtcagtttttttttttttttttttgtcattagctTGTCTTGAGAAGCCACGCGCCAACCATGTCCGGGGCTCCTCAGGACGTGAACAAGCTCACCGAGCTAACTTATAAGGTGAGTCTATGACAAGTGATTGGTTATTTATACAGTTAGAGTAGTTTTTGTGATTTAAGGTGAGGAATTGGCTGCTTTCTAGTAAGTTttgtttctctttctttttaaaatttcttttttggggggtgctgTAGCTTCCAAACCTcataaaagcaaacaacaacaaacctgcACTTTTTGGGGCTGTGCTTTCCCCTTATCGGCTCTATTTGACTATCCATTGTTTTCACACTGTTTGAAAAGCGTTCGACTAAAGCGCTGGAATATTTAGCTGTCAACAAGCAAGCCCGTTCTAGAATGTCACACCCTGTTATTATTCCCTGCTGGTGCATCAGTTGTTTGAAAGTGTGCCACATGTGATCAGAGCAGTGTTCCAGTCACTGTTGCTGCTGTAGATTCAGCACAGATGTGATCAGTGTGtgattgctttattttattttatttttctttgttgtgcCTATGTTAATCTAATCCATGAGTGGCCCCTCCCAGGGCAgcatacagaaaaatcgaaGGCAGCAAGGGTCACTTTTATTTAACCTTCTTCAACTTTTAATTTATTCAACACACTCAAATTCatccatcaagcaattatatatatttataggtAAATTTTAGATTTTGGAGTGGCGAGCCATCCTGTGTCCCACGAGAATAGATCTGCCCCTGCACTGACCGGCAGCTGAATATCCCACACACATGTCcgcaaaaaataaatgtctgtaTTCACCGGGTTGTGATGA containing:
- the tmem130 gene encoding transmembrane protein 130 isoform X1 — protein: MDRALLFLLVVLGVECVEPLTDSENISGKLFFYQMDGNATYVRDTGELASDIPTETMFELSDPQQNFSMAKFSYTWDLGNGEVIQGTEPVVRYHYALSGNYTLRLKIGVNMTQSTPPLTGIYSKDVQVLDAIKSIELKGPSDYEVSQTTGLAFHVDGSPPMWVCWRFLPKCEPDTTGGCTLTTLYENSLWLNHTFTSAGVHCLNISVRNDISKLQTSFSLFVRKNNTANMLFILSCATILVATFSFITVIACHPRYHNRSQITVSSNALFLNRHTDGHSRIVLNVSHVEREEKEPLWGQNATHYYA
- the tmem130 gene encoding transmembrane protein 130 isoform X2: MDRALLFLLVVLGVECVEPLTDSENISGKLFFYQMDGNATYVRDTGELASDIPTETMFELSDPQQNFSMAKFSYTWDLGNGEVIQGTEPVVRYHYALSGNYTLRLKIGVNMTQSTPPLTGIYSKDVQVLDAIKSIELKGPSDYEVSQTTGLAFHVDGSPPMWVCWRFLPKCEPDTTGGCTLTTLYENSLWLNHTFTSAGVHCLNISVRNDISKLQTSFSLFVRKNNHSVQQCFVPE